The Phycisphaerales bacterium genome has a segment encoding these proteins:
- a CDS encoding lipase family protein: MNNTNLAVLKLFVIVCLFAGSTHLLFAEAVSTSAFDSAAPPPATDLMNDLVNNYDPCAGSPAPAVCRCALEFPPVTYDTKVDFVLNTNSEGQYDLATGRTLMNLVRAVAVASAPAAPAKGEPVIKLYANPPATPDAMGKLQKVVKSNPNFRDAKLVKTMMLPRDFGSAPDRLFGGLWWLDKEQMLVVIYRGTQTPFEWYLDLQGGSYRKISDSFNVANGFGAAYQFCQGDLLEAIETYKPKNVFIGGHSLGGAVAGMTALDLHQRSKAAGHPYQVHAITFGQPRTFEPKAADLANAAIKSGELELWRVVNMPDPVPAVPPAAVGAKSAKFKHTRWLVMYDDDVSAESGRSVAWNHHYYYDGYFKPDAIGMAHWPAD; this comes from the coding sequence ATGAATAATACAAACCTTGCCGTCCTTAAACTGTTCGTCATTGTCTGCCTGTTTGCTGGTTCAACGCATTTGCTTTTCGCTGAAGCGGTGTCTACCTCAGCGTTCGATTCGGCAGCGCCTCCACCAGCGACTGACCTGATGAATGATCTCGTCAATAACTATGATCCCTGCGCTGGTAGTCCGGCGCCGGCAGTCTGCCGTTGCGCACTGGAATTTCCACCAGTGACCTATGACACAAAAGTTGACTTTGTACTCAATACCAACAGTGAAGGTCAGTATGACCTTGCCACTGGTCGCACACTGATGAACTTGGTTCGAGCAGTTGCTGTCGCATCAGCACCAGCGGCGCCAGCAAAGGGTGAGCCAGTGATCAAGCTCTACGCCAACCCACCAGCAACACCAGATGCCATGGGAAAACTTCAGAAAGTGGTGAAGAGCAATCCCAACTTCAGAGACGCCAAGCTCGTCAAAACGATGATGCTGCCACGAGACTTTGGTAGCGCGCCTGACCGACTCTTTGGGGGGCTCTGGTGGCTCGACAAAGAACAAATGCTGGTGGTGATCTACCGTGGAACCCAGACGCCGTTTGAGTGGTACCTTGATCTTCAAGGCGGTTCGTATCGTAAGATTTCGGATTCCTTTAATGTGGCCAATGGGTTTGGTGCTGCGTATCAATTCTGCCAAGGTGATTTGCTAGAGGCAATTGAGACTTACAAGCCAAAGAACGTGTTCATCGGAGGGCACTCACTTGGAGGTGCAGTTGCGGGTATGACGGCGCTCGATCTGCATCAGCGTTCGAAAGCGGCAGGTCATCCATACCAAGTTCATGCGATCACTTTTGGCCAGCCCCGTACCTTTGAGCCCAAGGCCGCTGATCTCGCTAACGCTGCTATTAAGTCAGGTGAGCTTGAGTTATGGCGGGTGGTGAATATGCCTGATCCAGTACCTGCTGTGCCGCCTGCAGCAGTCGGTGCAAAAAGCGCTAAATTCAAGCACACCCGTTGGCTTGTGATGTATGACGATGATGTCTCAGCCGAATCTGGCCGTAGTGTGGCATGGAACCATCACTATTACTACGACGGCTATTTCAAACCAGATGCCATTGGAATGGCTCATTGGCCAGCAGATTGA
- a CDS encoding discoidin domain-containing protein — protein sequence MKLTQLINVTFTVFYLNIAASVSAITPNPDELLVWQIQEHAGPSIFEQAANRPELADFLKTLYAHEAWMRELLDSGPIENGPRTLTFLAQLWNEDPDLANRSVDRSMATACALELRKDRLDDSWMRDRYHYFRDHFKDGLLNNCYPDLATWERRFLARGAQYPSYTAVEALEFLRERICWPRSEYVRACWQAPYRGFNCFDDTVQGWLYYHPFRESFRCDPEMAIEVGGVCGALSNTGASAAIANGIPAFTMGEPGHCAYAVQTAPGQWTPAYSLSWKRSLHSSLQRPNWASHVLVQRAFERTTNHQQASDQKRLAHWHDQQGSTQQAEVAYLRALDRNHLDEGLWRDYLQFGLDHQMDRRWWERTMTKLHNQLLPAHPEPVWALSKQYIYPELFKGMPANKRIAYLGRYLRNVQDWGPVRWNIEPALDWMLKNAGDPREQQQFLIMTLRNLIDSPDLGAPYIAWAMNKLKDDPDGNAMFERVLLGEANSAGDGQDAALRQLARTMLPAAAEANDLETFQRIGRAASRLHEPRTSLAESGIEPFQGRLLSQGGALRIWEPGNRWDSPEQHWGVLEERGGQFHTQVGDQPWFEIELPHFGEIEGIILEGRRGQQHRAKDARILVSRDGIEWEQVATLEGAHLWYRVDLSDTKPRGRFIRVERDGKCMHFPRVLIYGKRTS from the coding sequence ATGAAACTCACGCAGCTCATCAATGTAACGTTCACTGTTTTCTATCTGAATATAGCTGCGTCTGTTTCTGCTATCACGCCCAACCCAGATGAACTGCTTGTCTGGCAGATTCAAGAGCATGCGGGACCATCAATTTTTGAGCAAGCTGCCAACCGACCAGAGTTAGCTGATTTTTTAAAGACGCTTTATGCTCATGAAGCGTGGATGCGAGAGTTGCTCGATAGCGGCCCTATTGAGAATGGCCCACGCACACTGACATTCTTGGCTCAACTTTGGAATGAAGATCCAGATCTTGCCAATCGGTCGGTCGATCGTTCTATGGCAACCGCTTGCGCTTTAGAGTTACGCAAGGACCGACTTGATGATTCTTGGATGCGCGATCGATATCACTACTTCAGAGATCACTTTAAGGACGGGCTTCTCAATAACTGTTACCCAGACCTCGCAACGTGGGAGCGGCGCTTTCTCGCACGTGGCGCCCAATACCCCTCTTACACAGCAGTCGAGGCACTCGAATTTCTCAGAGAACGAATTTGCTGGCCTCGTTCTGAATATGTGCGCGCCTGCTGGCAAGCGCCATACCGTGGGTTCAATTGCTTTGACGACACCGTTCAAGGCTGGCTTTACTATCACCCTTTTCGTGAATCCTTTCGATGTGATCCAGAAATGGCCATCGAGGTTGGTGGAGTCTGTGGCGCTCTTTCAAACACTGGCGCCTCCGCGGCAATCGCCAATGGAATACCAGCATTCACGATGGGCGAGCCTGGGCACTGCGCCTATGCCGTGCAAACGGCACCAGGCCAATGGACACCTGCCTATTCACTAAGTTGGAAGCGTTCCCTCCATTCATCACTACAGCGCCCAAACTGGGCGAGCCATGTGCTTGTACAGCGTGCATTCGAACGTACAACTAACCATCAACAAGCCAGTGATCAAAAACGTCTTGCCCATTGGCATGATCAACAAGGTTCTACGCAGCAAGCCGAAGTAGCTTATCTACGAGCGCTCGACCGAAATCATCTTGATGAGGGGCTCTGGCGCGACTATCTACAATTCGGCCTTGACCACCAAATGGATCGACGCTGGTGGGAACGAACCATGACAAAGCTTCACAACCAGCTGCTACCAGCCCATCCTGAGCCTGTCTGGGCTTTATCGAAACAATATATCTATCCAGAGCTCTTCAAAGGCATGCCAGCGAACAAGCGTATTGCATACCTTGGAAGATACCTCCGCAACGTACAAGACTGGGGACCAGTGCGATGGAACATTGAGCCCGCGCTCGACTGGATGTTGAAAAACGCTGGAGATCCGCGTGAGCAACAGCAGTTTCTAATAATGACGCTGCGAAACCTCATCGACTCACCTGATCTAGGCGCTCCGTATATTGCTTGGGCGATGAACAAGCTCAAAGACGATCCCGATGGCAACGCCATGTTTGAACGTGTGCTTCTTGGTGAGGCCAACAGCGCTGGTGATGGGCAAGATGCCGCACTTCGTCAGTTAGCACGAACAATGCTTCCAGCTGCTGCTGAAGCTAACGACTTAGAGACCTTTCAGCGCATTGGTCGAGCTGCATCTCGGCTTCACGAACCTCGAACAAGCCTTGCTGAGTCAGGTATCGAACCGTTCCAAGGAAGACTGCTGAGCCAAGGTGGTGCTCTACGCATTTGGGAACCTGGCAACCGTTGGGATTCTCCCGAGCAACACTGGGGTGTACTCGAAGAACGTGGCGGTCAGTTTCATACTCAAGTTGGTGACCAGCCTTGGTTCGAAATTGAACTGCCCCACTTTGGCGAGATCGAGGGCATTATTCTTGAGGGGCGGAGAGGTCAGCAACATCGGGCCAAAGACGCTCGGATTCTCGTGAGTCGTGACGGTATTGAATGGGAACAAGTCGCGACGCTTGAAGGTGCCCATCTTTGGTATCGCGTTGATCTATCTGACACCAAGCCTCGCGGACGCTTTATTCGAGTCGAAAGAGATGGAAAGTGCATGCACTTTCCACGGGTCCTTATCTATGGGAAGCGTACCAGTTGA
- a CDS encoding acyl-CoA desaturase — protein MSSSVSTDQISATKTAPEPQPHAPVRRGARTIVLISVILPPLALIAVMWLAWGNGFGVLDLSLLVGMYILTGLGITIGFHRYFTHKSFDCPRWLKITLGITGSMAVQGDLFWWCAVHRQHHQYSDLEHDPHSPHVGKGGPIGRFIYSHFGWLFRLEQPDQPRYIPDLKADPDLRMVSRLFPVWAFLSMLIPTVLGGVITGTWLGALTGFLWGGLVRVFVEHHLTWSVNSVCHIWGTQPFESHDHSRNNPLVGIFSFGEGWHNNHHAFPTSARHGLAWWQFDATWLLIKSMSYIGLASNLKTPAADRIVKAKAKKKS, from the coding sequence ATGTCCAGTTCTGTTTCAACCGACCAGATTTCAGCCACTAAAACTGCCCCCGAACCTCAACCCCATGCACCTGTACGGCGCGGCGCGAGAACGATTGTCCTGATCTCTGTCATTCTGCCGCCACTTGCGCTGATTGCGGTGATGTGGCTTGCCTGGGGCAATGGTTTCGGTGTACTCGATCTTTCACTCTTGGTCGGAATGTATATCTTGACTGGCCTAGGAATCACAATCGGCTTTCATCGCTACTTCACACATAAGTCCTTTGACTGTCCACGCTGGCTCAAGATCACGCTTGGTATTACAGGATCGATGGCTGTGCAAGGCGATCTTTTCTGGTGGTGTGCAGTGCATCGACAACACCACCAATATAGTGATCTAGAACATGATCCTCACTCACCACATGTTGGCAAAGGTGGACCGATAGGTCGCTTTATCTACTCACACTTCGGTTGGCTTTTCCGACTTGAGCAACCTGATCAACCTCGCTACATCCCTGATCTCAAGGCAGATCCGGATCTACGCATGGTTTCAAGACTGTTTCCAGTGTGGGCTTTCTTAAGCATGCTGATTCCCACTGTGCTAGGTGGTGTGATTACGGGCACCTGGCTCGGCGCTTTGACTGGATTTTTGTGGGGTGGACTGGTTCGTGTCTTTGTAGAGCATCACCTGACCTGGTCAGTCAATTCAGTGTGCCACATCTGGGGAACGCAGCCTTTTGAAAGTCATGATCACAGTCGAAACAATCCACTGGTTGGTATCTTCTCATTCGGTGAAGGTTGGCATAATAACCATCATGCATTTCCTACGTCAGCGCGGCATGGTCTTGCTTGGTGGCAGTTTGATGCAACTTGGCTTTTGATCAAGTCAATGTCTTATATTGGACTTGCTAGCAATCTCAAAACACCCGCTGCTGATCGAATTGTAAAAGCCAAGGCAAAAAAGAAATCATGA
- a CDS encoding MBL fold metallo-hydrolase, with protein MTSAIRMAVLGRAQDGGVPHIGCHRRCCKQARLENHVELPACLGIWNRVTGARVLIEATPAITTQVALLNGIANVPSDQSNIVDAICVTHAHLGHYTGLMYLGREAIGSSQLPVYVTQTMAQFLADNEPWAQLIAGSFITPRIIEPEKSFSPIDQVNIEAIVVPHRDESSDTVAFKISGPDRTCLFCPDIDSWPVDSRLMHLLFDDVDIAYVDGTFFDDKELPGRNLDLIPHPRMIQTMDQLKHIAISKPGMIRFIHLNHTNPALHDPVTVREIEARGFSVAYPGENQLL; from the coding sequence ATGACTTCGGCCATACGTATGGCAGTGCTCGGACGTGCGCAAGATGGTGGCGTTCCACATATTGGTTGTCATCGAAGATGTTGTAAACAGGCACGACTCGAAAATCATGTCGAGCTTCCAGCATGCCTTGGCATATGGAATCGTGTGACCGGTGCTCGCGTCTTGATTGAGGCAACGCCAGCAATCACTACGCAGGTTGCATTGCTCAATGGAATTGCCAATGTGCCATCCGATCAGTCAAACATTGTAGACGCCATATGTGTTACTCATGCTCATCTCGGTCATTACACCGGTTTGATGTATTTGGGGCGCGAAGCAATTGGCAGCAGTCAACTACCGGTTTATGTGACTCAAACAATGGCACAATTTCTTGCAGACAATGAACCGTGGGCTCAACTGATCGCAGGATCATTTATAACACCGAGAATCATTGAGCCCGAAAAATCATTTAGTCCGATTGATCAAGTGAATATTGAGGCGATCGTGGTGCCGCATAGAGATGAGTCAAGTGATACCGTTGCGTTTAAAATCAGTGGCCCTGATCGAACTTGTCTATTTTGCCCCGACATAGATTCTTGGCCGGTCGATAGCCGACTTATGCATCTTCTGTTTGATGATGTTGACATTGCCTATGTTGATGGGACGTTCTTTGATGACAAAGAACTGCCCGGACGTAATCTTGATCTAATTCCTCATCCAAGAATGATTCAAACCATGGATCAATTGAAGCATATTGCAATTTCGAAACCCGGGATGATTCGATTTATTCACTTAAATCACACCAACCCAGCGCTCCATGACCCGGTGACTGTGCGTGAGATTGAAGCTCGTGGTTTTAGCGTTGCTTATCCAGGGGAGAATCAGCTACTTTAG
- a CDS encoding DUF3137 domain-containing protein, producing MTEDNTRKKSVAKAVAEAVPDWPFNKGASFHPELIPWAVIGAVIGALLLNSCMGNWVFDTSRPWLTVLGSIIGIPIGGLWGYLAGYMSHIERWKKQHWAKKRGWSYKHRKPNLHKYLNSADDLKHSFIYWHQARKSEFMTRRVDERGACIHRTSHGGGADHQGVFLFFDTGVDCPDMVIHPHHMADRLSIPGTMKRVNFESSDFNNKWTVRADNPKEAYDRLSQKTLSYIMQGNTDHSIEFKGGLVILLNPKTDASLEPEIKLIQYAARFAEVVPDDLLAPYDFGPILHERSPSLFNEPYDH from the coding sequence ATGACGGAAGACAACACCCGAAAAAAATCTGTTGCCAAAGCGGTGGCCGAGGCAGTCCCAGACTGGCCCTTTAACAAGGGAGCGAGTTTTCACCCTGAGTTGATCCCGTGGGCAGTGATCGGCGCTGTGATTGGAGCTCTCCTCTTAAACTCTTGCATGGGGAATTGGGTCTTCGACACGAGCAGGCCATGGTTGACTGTGCTTGGGAGCATCATAGGCATTCCAATCGGAGGCTTATGGGGCTACCTAGCTGGTTACATGAGCCACATAGAGCGCTGGAAGAAGCAGCACTGGGCGAAAAAGCGAGGCTGGTCCTACAAGCATCGAAAACCCAATCTACACAAGTACCTCAACAGCGCTGACGACCTCAAGCACTCCTTTATTTACTGGCACCAGGCACGAAAGTCCGAATTCATGACCCGCCGCGTCGACGAGCGCGGCGCATGCATCCACAGAACTTCCCATGGAGGGGGCGCAGATCACCAGGGTGTGTTCCTCTTTTTCGATACGGGCGTGGACTGTCCTGATATGGTCATTCACCCCCATCACATGGCCGACAGATTGTCCATTCCTGGGACCATGAAAAGAGTCAACTTCGAATCAAGTGACTTCAACAATAAATGGACGGTTAGGGCGGACAATCCTAAGGAAGCCTACGATCGGCTGAGCCAGAAGACCCTTTCATACATTATGCAAGGCAACACCGACCACTCGATCGAGTTCAAGGGTGGTCTGGTGATCCTTCTCAATCCTAAGACTGATGCGAGCTTAGAGCCAGAGATCAAACTGATCCAGTACGCAGCCAGATTTGCCGAGGTCGTACCCGATGATCTGCTCGCCCCCTACGACTTCGGGCCTATTCTTCACGAGCGCTCACCCTCGCTCTTTAATGAACCGTACGATCACTGA
- a CDS encoding LemA family protein: MLASSIPSVLALSGGVIVAIICAGIILLLILWAIIMYNKLVRLRQSCKESWSDIDTELQRRHDLIPNLIQTVKGYAEHEKSTLEEVTRLRNEAVADKSKSPAERAKVEDALGKASTNLIAKMEAYPDLKANQNFLQLQGELSETETRIARSRRFYNANTRDFQNGVQMFPSSIIASMGSFKGNEFEFFKAEEGASKPVNVDFGASGA; this comes from the coding sequence ATGCTTGCTTCATCTATCCCATCAGTGCTTGCTCTTTCTGGCGGAGTCATCGTCGCAATTATTTGTGCCGGGATCATCTTGTTGCTCATACTTTGGGCAATCATTATGTACAACAAGCTCGTCCGCCTCCGTCAGTCTTGCAAAGAATCATGGTCAGATATTGACACTGAACTACAGCGAAGGCATGACTTAATTCCCAACCTCATCCAAACAGTGAAGGGTTATGCGGAACATGAAAAAAGTACGCTAGAAGAAGTGACGCGACTTCGCAACGAAGCCGTTGCTGACAAAAGCAAGAGCCCTGCTGAACGCGCCAAGGTTGAAGATGCACTTGGCAAAGCATCTACTAATCTCATTGCCAAGATGGAAGCTTATCCTGATCTAAAAGCGAACCAAAACTTCTTGCAGTTGCAGGGCGAGCTTTCGGAAACTGAAACCCGGATTGCACGCTCGCGTCGATTCTACAACGCCAATACACGTGACTTCCAAAACGGTGTGCAGATGTTCCCAAGCAGCATCATTGCATCGATGGGCTCATTCAAGGGTAATGAATTTGAGTTCTTCAAAGCAGAAGAAGGCGCCTCTAAGCCCGTTAACGTTGACTTCGGAGCATCGGGTGCTTAG
- a CDS encoding DMT family transporter, translating to MTHSRAVIYMSVGALFFALTGEFVHGLSDSISWQTALLARGGFGLMVALVIAHRELRNFPLWHRGSWLRSIGGTFYLALLYYTIQHMPPAEALAITNTRPLWIAILSFVFLRLALKWQFWPAVLSAFIGSLLLSGLTLSSQMGLVWIAFVAAGCGSLGYFAIDYCRDISAPVVVVHMSLGLFIGGLILVLWGGIGVQLSKVHTLTDISLLIGLGVVGTFYHYFVTIAIQALGSVSGSVVGLLTAIFAYGLDFLLWNYGFDIYHMIGIIMILIPAFYIATGHSLVRPRKLSARKHAE from the coding sequence ATGACACATTCACGTGCAGTTATATATATGTCGGTCGGAGCTCTGTTTTTTGCCCTTACGGGGGAGTTTGTCCATGGCTTAAGTGACTCGATTTCATGGCAAACCGCTCTACTTGCTCGAGGTGGATTTGGCTTAATGGTGGCCTTGGTCATAGCGCATCGAGAACTAAGGAATTTCCCGCTTTGGCATCGTGGATCGTGGCTGCGTAGTATTGGCGGCACTTTTTATCTGGCACTTCTGTATTACACAATACAGCACATGCCACCAGCAGAAGCTCTAGCTATTACAAATACGCGGCCGCTCTGGATTGCAATCTTGTCATTTGTGTTTCTAAGGCTTGCACTGAAATGGCAATTTTGGCCGGCAGTTCTGTCAGCATTTATTGGATCACTGCTCTTATCTGGCTTAACACTTAGTTCACAGATGGGCTTAGTCTGGATCGCGTTTGTTGCAGCAGGATGTGGTTCGTTGGGCTACTTTGCTATTGACTACTGTAGAGATATTTCGGCGCCTGTTGTCGTTGTGCATATGTCTTTGGGCTTGTTTATTGGTGGACTCATTTTAGTTCTTTGGGGTGGTATTGGAGTCCAGCTTTCGAAGGTTCATACACTCACTGATATCAGTCTATTGATTGGTCTTGGTGTTGTGGGCACGTTTTATCACTACTTTGTAACCATAGCGATTCAAGCGTTAGGCTCAGTATCAGGTTCAGTCGTTGGTCTACTGACAGCGATCTTTGCCTATGGTTTAGACTTCTTGCTGTGGAACTATGGCTTTGATATCTATCATATGATTGGGATCATCATGATCCTTATTCCTGCGTTTTATATTGCGACTGGTCACT